A part of Oncorhynchus clarkii lewisi isolate Uvic-CL-2024 chromosome 17, UVic_Ocla_1.0, whole genome shotgun sequence genomic DNA contains:
- the LOC139370283 gene encoding coiled-coil domain-containing protein 85A-like isoform X1 has protein sequence MEKASQPQLSLSITKSESPAEDISNIQDEDLLKWTKEDLVRRLRRSETDKMSVILDHSNLIREVNRSLQLHLNEIRGLKDINQKLQEDNRELRDLCCFLDDDRQKGKRVSREWQRLGRYSASIMRKEVTLYLQKLKELEVRQDEVVRENLDLKELCLLLDEEKGGGGGGGGGVGVGGVGVGGGGGCVVGVAGGCRNSIDSQSSLLLVPGTGLLMRDVGDGSSTSSAGSADSSDHPHHKQLHLVTHAGSLGGGGTGSPEHLQKPRAGSVCGEREIPSSPEPPHPQGRHRSTSLEYPYAMPQLCRPRCGSISVPDHTHSARSMRGLSPEKYGRNVGRRSSESQHPSTKHHHLHSSDLLLSQKQQHLLGSGQGGSAGELYQRHHRGSIGGGSCCGSPEPRQAHLGLGTPEHQHHEKGCVMSAGGSPETHRHQYSGSPDHMKFGSPGREVQKRPATAEELSPHHRSIYNGMNALMSAGCCTTNCRNVKIWDSFDASS, from the exons ATGGAAAAAGCTAGTCAGCCACAGCTTTCGCTGTCCATAACAAAGAGTGAAAGTCCAGCGGAGGACATCTCAAATATACAGGACGAGGACCTTCTCAAGTGGACCAAAGAGGATTTGGTGCGGCGGCTCCGGCGGTCTGAAACAGATAAAATGAGCGTGATACTGGACCACAGCAATCTGATCCGCGAGGTCAATCGCAGCCTCCAGCTACACTTGAACGAAATAAGAGGACTGAAG gacatCAACCAGAAACTGCAGGAGGACAATCGGGAGCTGAGGGACCTGTGTTGCTTCCTGGATGACGACCGTCAGAAGGGCAAGCGGGTGTCCAGGGAGTGGCAGCGACTGGGGCGCTACAGCGCCTCCATCATGAGGAAGGAGGTGACGTTGTACCTTCAGAAGCTCAAGGAGCTGGAGGTGCGGCAGGACGAGGTGGTCCGGGAGAACCTGGATCTCAAAGAACTCTGTTTGTTACTCGACGAGGagaaaggtggaggaggaggaggtggtggaggggtgggggTTGGTGGTGTAGGAGTAGGAGGGGGGGGAGGTTGTGTGGTGGGGGTGGCAGGAGGGTGTAGGAATTCTATCGATAGCCAGAGTAGTTTGTTGCTGGTCCCCGGGACAGGGTTGTTGATGAGGGACGTGGGGGATGGGAGTAGTACGTCTAGCGCGGGGAGCGCCGACAGCTCCGATCACCCCCACCACAAGCAGCTCCACCTGGTTACACACGCCGGTAGCCTCGGGGGCGGTGGAACTGGGAGCCCGGAGCATCTCCAAAAGCCCCGGGCTGGCAGTGTGTGTGGAGAACGTGAGATCCCCTCCAGCCCTGAGCCTCCTCACCCCCAGGGCAGGCACCGTAGCACCAGCCTGGAGTATCCCTACGCCATGCCCCAGCTCTGCCGGCCCCGCTGCGGCTCCATTTCGGTGCCCGACCACACCCATAGCGCCCGTTCCATGCGGGGGCTCAGCCCCGAGAAGTACGGCCGCAACGTGGGACGCCGGAGCTCCGAGTCCCAGCACCCATCCACCaagcaccaccacctccacagCTCCGACCTGCTTCTCTCCCAGAAACAGCAGCACCTCCTTGGGTCGGGTCAGGGCGGTAGCGCCGGGGAGCTCTACCAGAGGCACCACAGGGGGAGCATCGGGGGCGGTAGCTGCTGTGGAAGCCCCGAGCCCAGACAGGCACATCTAGGGTTGGGGACGCCAGAGCATCAGCACCATGAGAAGGGCTGTGTGATGTCGGCCGGGGGCAGTCCAGAGACTCACAGGCACCAGTATAGTGGGAGTCCAGACCACATGAAGTTCGGCAGCCCTGGGAGAGAGGTACAGAAGAGACCGGCCACCGCTGAAGAGCTGTCACCGCATCACAGGAGCATCTATAACGGCATGAACG
- the LOC139370283 gene encoding coiled-coil domain-containing protein 85A-like isoform X2, whose amino-acid sequence MEKASQPQLSLSITKSESPAEDISNIQDEDLLKWTKEDLVRRLRRSETDKMSVILDHSNLIREVNRSLQLHLNEIRGLKDINQKLQEDNRELRDLCCFLDDDRQKGKRVSREWQRLGRYSASIMRKEVTLYLQKLKELEVRQDEVVRENLDLKELCLLLDEEKGGGGGGGGGVGVGGVGVGGGGGCVVGVAGGCRNSIDSQSSLLLVPGTGLLMRDVGDGSSTSSAGSADSSDHPHHKQLHLVTHAGSLGGGGTGSPEHLQKPRAGSVCGEREIPSSPEPPHPQGRHRSTSLEYPYAMPQLCRPRCGSISVPDHTHSARSMRGLSPEKYGRNVGRRSSESQHPSTKHHHLHSSDLLLSQKQQHLLGSGQGGSAGELYQRHHRGSIGGGSCCGSPEPRQAHLGLGTPEHQHHEKGCVMSAGGSPETHRHQYSGSPDHMKFGSPGREVQKRPATAEELSPHHRSIYNGMNASMPLLDNTAPQLGRLG is encoded by the exons ATGGAAAAAGCTAGTCAGCCACAGCTTTCGCTGTCCATAACAAAGAGTGAAAGTCCAGCGGAGGACATCTCAAATATACAGGACGAGGACCTTCTCAAGTGGACCAAAGAGGATTTGGTGCGGCGGCTCCGGCGGTCTGAAACAGATAAAATGAGCGTGATACTGGACCACAGCAATCTGATCCGCGAGGTCAATCGCAGCCTCCAGCTACACTTGAACGAAATAAGAGGACTGAAG gacatCAACCAGAAACTGCAGGAGGACAATCGGGAGCTGAGGGACCTGTGTTGCTTCCTGGATGACGACCGTCAGAAGGGCAAGCGGGTGTCCAGGGAGTGGCAGCGACTGGGGCGCTACAGCGCCTCCATCATGAGGAAGGAGGTGACGTTGTACCTTCAGAAGCTCAAGGAGCTGGAGGTGCGGCAGGACGAGGTGGTCCGGGAGAACCTGGATCTCAAAGAACTCTGTTTGTTACTCGACGAGGagaaaggtggaggaggaggaggtggtggaggggtgggggTTGGTGGTGTAGGAGTAGGAGGGGGGGGAGGTTGTGTGGTGGGGGTGGCAGGAGGGTGTAGGAATTCTATCGATAGCCAGAGTAGTTTGTTGCTGGTCCCCGGGACAGGGTTGTTGATGAGGGACGTGGGGGATGGGAGTAGTACGTCTAGCGCGGGGAGCGCCGACAGCTCCGATCACCCCCACCACAAGCAGCTCCACCTGGTTACACACGCCGGTAGCCTCGGGGGCGGTGGAACTGGGAGCCCGGAGCATCTCCAAAAGCCCCGGGCTGGCAGTGTGTGTGGAGAACGTGAGATCCCCTCCAGCCCTGAGCCTCCTCACCCCCAGGGCAGGCACCGTAGCACCAGCCTGGAGTATCCCTACGCCATGCCCCAGCTCTGCCGGCCCCGCTGCGGCTCCATTTCGGTGCCCGACCACACCCATAGCGCCCGTTCCATGCGGGGGCTCAGCCCCGAGAAGTACGGCCGCAACGTGGGACGCCGGAGCTCCGAGTCCCAGCACCCATCCACCaagcaccaccacctccacagCTCCGACCTGCTTCTCTCCCAGAAACAGCAGCACCTCCTTGGGTCGGGTCAGGGCGGTAGCGCCGGGGAGCTCTACCAGAGGCACCACAGGGGGAGCATCGGGGGCGGTAGCTGCTGTGGAAGCCCCGAGCCCAGACAGGCACATCTAGGGTTGGGGACGCCAGAGCATCAGCACCATGAGAAGGGCTGTGTGATGTCGGCCGGGGGCAGTCCAGAGACTCACAGGCACCAGTATAGTGGGAGTCCAGACCACATGAAGTTCGGCAGCCCTGGGAGAGAGGTACAGAAGAGACCGGCCACCGCTGAAGAGCTGTCACCGCATCACAGGAGCATCTATAACGGCATGAACG